The genomic region TCTCGCGCATGTTACTCCGTTGAAAACGTATCCCGGAGCACAAGAGCAAGTATACTCTGTGTCTGATGTGGCTCTGCAGGTGTGACCGATCTCCGGATCGCCGCAAGGATTTTCTGCACACGGACCCGCCTGGCACACCTGCTTGTCGCCGACCGTCACAACACTGTAGTGTTCCGGGCACTCGCACGTGAACCCGGACTCCTCAGAAGTGGATCGAGTGCATGTTCCCGATGAACACTGTCCGTAACAGGGATCAGGAGTGCACCGCTGAAGGTTGACATTTCCGTCTCCGACGAAGGTCTCAACGAAATGCGTCGCTGGACACTTGCATGTGTACTCGTTCGTGTTTGCCTGCGTACCTAGCCTGCCAGGAGAGCAGAGCGCATTTGTCGCCTTTTCACACTCTGTCCCGTTGAAAAAGTATTTCGATGCACACGTGCACGCATACCCGTTATCCCCAGACACCGAACATTGGTGGCCTTCCTCAGGTGGGCCACACGGGTTGCTGGAGCACCCAATCGCTTCACAGTACTCGCCCTGGTCGTTCCTCTTCACATCGTAGCCCTCGTGACACTCACATCTGTATGCGGAGTCTGAACCTAGTCTCGGAGTTCGTGAACAGGTACCATTGTCGCACTTGTTGTAACACACATCCTCGATGCATCGCTGCTGTGTCACATCTCCGGAATCCTCGATATTTTCAGCCATGTATCCCGCAGTACAGTTACAGGTGTAGCCACCCAGTCCGTCTGTAGTCGCCA from Toxoplasma gondii ME49 unplaced genomic scaffold asmbl.13, whole genome shotgun sequence harbors:
- a CDS encoding EGF family domain-containing protein (encoded by transcript TGME49_321800); translation: CSSGTCTRSTSEESGFTCECPEHYSVATVGDKQVCQAGPCAENPCGDPEIGHTCRATSDTEYTCSCAPGYVFNGVTCAESSANPCYPGTVATTDGLGGYTCNCTAGYMAENIEDSGDVTQQRCIEDVCYNKCDNGTCSRTPRLGSDSAYRCECHEGYDVKRNDQGEYCEAIGCSSNPCGPPEEGHQCSVSGDNGYACTCASKYFFNGTECEKATNALCSPGRLGTQANTNEYTCKCPATHFVETFVGDGNVNLQRCTPDPCYGQCSSGTCTRSTSEESGFTCECPEHYSVVTVGDKQVCQAGPCAENPCGDPEIGHTCRATSDTEYTCSCAPGYVFNGVTCAR